A window of Branchiostoma floridae strain S238N-H82 unplaced genomic scaffold, Bfl_VNyyK Sc7u5tJ_444, whole genome shotgun sequence genomic DNA:
GGTAATACAAATTTTATAACTAcacatacgaggggcattcaataagtaatgtccctgacccacttccagttgtctgatctagatgaaattttgcatgtgtaatgagtcatatctctatagattatgttgcaaaaaacagctctgaactaattgtggttactgatttactggtgtttgaactgagtcaggtgtgaaatggaccaggtgtgaaatggagcaagttgagtgtcgcgcagtgatccggtttttgtatttgaaaggacgcacaccaaaggggacttttgatgaaatgaaaaaaacttatggtgatgatgccccatcatatgaccttgtaaaacgctggcatcctgaattcaaacaaggtcggaagtctgtggaaacagctcccagacctggtcgtccctcttctgccattgatgaggcatctgtcggaggaccaacctgggatgtcctacaagaacggtgtccagagctacatcaaatgatgggagaaatgcaaaactctgggtggttcctatgaagagaaagactaataactgtgccaagtttcattaatctcctgctatgggaaatgggtcagggacattacttattgaatgcccctcgtacaatGCTTTTATTCAGCGTTTTGTATCACATGATTTCTCCAGATTAGATATAATATAAACTGGCGAAAAAGAACTCggagaaatgtttttaaaaaagtacaaatgATATACAATGAAtaaactgagatggaataatcaagaacacaaaggtttatcatgtcttgacttatttttaaatgtcaacagaataacattttagttttcatgttcttaacctgtagattgagattatggaagacttattttcaatacatcaaATCGGTTCACTATTTTATAATTTACCATAATGACGtggcatgataatgatattcattttgaataAGTTACATGGCAAATTTAACTTTAAAAAGACAGCAAGTCAAATGTATGGGTTATCTTAGACTCACGCTGAGCCCTGTACAGTgagcaaaattggatttgttaaCAGCCTTCATTTTATAACTTAAAACTGCATAAGACGTAAAGGTATGAGTTAGtaaacaataaaatacacaaaacgtaagaaatttcgttctttatctctgaaattcgttgagtaatcttttaaGTCTTTGGCAGCTCATACAAATTGCTGACTTTTAAGTTTTCCGTCGCACTGAGAGCGCGCTGGCGTCGCAgtagagattccactagagcagctttttctgccatcgcggcgctctcacggcgatggggcaagtttgccatcgccgtgagagcgccgtcaagtggaatgggggccttaaAAAGCAACCACAAGCTGTGTGCACCGGCATCGCTGGAGCGAATGCGTACATGTCTATATGTGCTTGATGCGTCGGCGGAAACGCTCAGTTGCAAATATATAAAGGGGCGGGGCCGATTCCAAGTTGTCTTGTGCGGtgaggccccctttccacttgacggcgctctcacggcgctctcgctgcgatggaaaattggtcagagcgcggtgagagcgccgtcaaggccggaaaaagctgctctagtggaatctctccggcgaccccagcgcgctctcaccgcgacgaaaaacacaaatgtcagcatctttttatgagctagcaaaggttcgaaagattactcaacgaatttcagagataaagaacgaatataTTGACgcatagtgtattttggtatctttgaagtcatccttttacgtcttacataacattcaaagtataaaatccaGGCTGTGAACAAATCCAATgttggtcactgtacagtcactcagactgaaatatacacgtttgtcatgtagcttgttcaccataaatgtattatcatgccacgttataagtgtaaatcatacaacactgaaacttgaaaataggacttcaataatataaatgtacacaTGAAGACGAAGAAAACCTAAGGTCAGtatgttgaaattcaaaaagaagttgagaaatgataaacctttgtttcTTTAAACCTTGGTCATTACATCTCAGTttgttttattgtacatgttgGACATTTCTCCAGGATCTGTGTCAAATATACTTTTTCACAaaccgcagttgagagcgcagagagcgcgcggtgagagcaccgtcctagccaaattggtatcataaaccactgttgagagctattgcgctcgccgcgctcgctgtgcgctctgttgGCGCTCACGGTGCTAgctgcgcgctctcttggcgctctctctgcgctcatcgttggatcgccgtccacggcgctctcacggcgactgttttgaacaggttcaaaacagtcgtggaggtgatggcgaccatggccaccatggcgctcccaccgcgctctctgcgcgctcccatggcgaccttggcgatcccaccgcgctctcaccgcgctcttccaaatttgaggtcgcagagagagcgccgtgagagcgccgtcccagtggaaagggGTTATAAGGAATATCCTAGACTATATCCTTCCAGCTCGGTATAAGGTGTGGGctccagtacagaaaattcaggtacaggtacagacagaggctcaggtccaggtctggacctgaacctagacctTATTGTAAACTGGCAATATTGTAGGCATTGAGATAAAATAGGAATGAGAACGACAATCATGAATATGCGAAGGCGTAACGAACTATGTCAGTTTGCAATGTGTGGGCACGACCAATACCATCTGATTAGCCGTAAATTAGACATTACCCCGGTAGATATTTTGTTCATGCTGTAACATTTCCTTGTTACATTAAGTGTGTCATGTCCATATCAAATTTGATACACAGACAGTCCGCGACATTAGACGGTAAGAAGACCTTACCTGTTGTGGAGGTTACAGCGGCCCCTGCTGTTGACGACAGCACTGTGCTAGTGGCTGCTGTTGAAGTTGTACCAGTAGGAGTTGTTGGTGGAGATGTGGTGGTTTGTATGGCCGTTTTAGATGTGCAGTatagagaagaaaaaaagaaatggttgAGATAAAAGTTCAATCATGATTCTGATCGACCACATTCTAGCAAACACGCTACTTCACATTCATTGTTGGGCGATACGCCAGAGTTGAGGTTACCAAAGAGCACACAGTTCCGTCTTGTCATCGCAGGAGGAATAATCCGCTGAGATCAACATTGACAATATGACTCGTGTTGGATAGGACATGAAGAACCAAACTTTCTTCATTACTTCGCCCGCAATATGCGCTTGGAAAATGCTTGCTTCGTCTCGCATATCCGGTAGAAGTGATTGTGTATATCCTGTCATCCTGACACTCatcagaaatctttattgacacgacaaaagtgtAGCGACTTTCGTatggtctacatgtatacaaactaCTTCCAGTaaaactaaacagacatatattgATATCCATTGCTAGAAATTcgttttggggattaggtgcacttgGCATCTAAAATTTCGATGAATCCAAATTGagcttcaaattcttaaacaagtaagttactatgacagacattttattatataTTTCTAACAGttggatgtcaagaatatggtgcataatagTATGTTTAGGTAAACCTAcggaaatatttgggtgcacccagtgTACACCACAGGCCTGTGTTATTTCGCACGATATTGTGATAGAGAACGTTTTTATGGCTTGTTTTGGCTGCTTTAATTTACGCTGCTTTCTGACCCATCATTGGTGTATCGATTTAGTCGGAACATATCGGAACACGCGAGCCTGTTATGAACCCCCTAAATGACGTGattttatgatatacatgtatatttatttgaATTATCTTAGACCTTAATACATTTATTCAAGGTACATGGTAAGACGTAATGTTGACACAGAAATGACGCATTATattttggacagatgaggacaatgtggcactgcactcaagtttgtaacttgttataacatggccacatacacggtacagacagaaggtagtcTTCTACcaccccaaccgaagtcaggtacccatttctacacctgggtgaagtgaggaaagtcgtgtaaagtccctttcccaagggcacaacgtcgggggcacggcgggtatcgaactcgggacctctagattccgagccgaatgctctaccagttacgccacgcacGACGCCACAAGCCACGCCCCGTTACCAGTCATGGCCTTCATAACGACGATTCGGACGCATACCTTCATTTATCTGACAGATAAATCCCTTGGTCTTGCTGCAGTCTTTTACATGCCAGGAGGATCCGGTCACGTAAAAGCCGACACAACCGTAATCTGATGTCGGGTGCCCGGGGTACCAGTTGGAGAAGTCAAATGACGTCAGTGGTTCGCCGTCCTCGAATACCCACTGCCCATCGCTGTTGCTGTCGGTCAGTCCTAGCCAGCGGCCTCCTACTACTTCTGCTAGATTAGCGAGGAAAGTATTGGTGGCActgtccttcggcatggctAACATCCCATTGTCTGCCGCACACGTCTGTTTAGCTTCGTCGCGCGTCTTCTGCTCAGCAAAACTCTTGTAGCGAACTCCGTTAAAATGAACATAGTCTGCTTTTGGACAACCTGCTAAAGTGAACAAATATTTATCGTACAGCATCGAGTATCAGCAGTGATGATTCAGGTGCAATTGAGATGGTTTGTGTAGACGTCTGGTCTTTAGGAATCCGTTATAAATCATGTAATTGAGGTCAAAAGCTCACCGGGAGTGGTGTGTGGCGTTATTGCTGGATTAGATGTACACAGTGCACATGCTTTGGGTGCTTTACATGTGCTTTTTATGTTGCCGGCATCATTCATTTGGCAGtttgaaaagtacatttttttcaattcaatacTATTTAGTTGGTAGGTTTATCCTATGAAATGGCGGGCTGATGCTCCTGTTTTTAACTATGAACACATGAGTCGGAAACCAAAAAGACCCACGACGGTAGCATAGTACTGACATTGCAGCTTCCTCTTAATTTGTAAACTATAAAGTCGTCGATATGTTTTGCACAATTCAATTCATTcggctacttttttttttgaagaagattttgacatggacatCACAACAATTTCGATGACGTGAACAATCTATCTAACCAACTCAGGTCTAGTTTCAGCAGATTCTCTTCCCGAAGTCTTCTTGCCAGATATAACCATGAAGATAGGACAATTATGGATTTCCTTTAATTTTCTGCTTGTTGATGGATCTTTGTTCAATGAAAGACTGAGTAAACTGGCTATATTTTATACCTTGGAATAAAACCAGAATGTTAAAGGCACCCACGAATCCTCAATGACGCATTAAACTGGACAGTGTGGAATTTAAGGGCACGGTAAAGACTATATAATAAGTGTTTAATCGAAAATTAGATGTTTACACCGTAATTGATAATGTTATTTCCTGTTACCCTGAAGTCATGCTCATTTTAGATTTGATACATGGACGACACCTTGACATAACAATTGTACAGCGCTATACCTGTTGTGGTTGTTGTTGTAGGAGTCGTTGGCGGAGTTGTAGTGGTTTGCACGGCTGTTGTAGATGCCCAGTGTAGAGAAATAACAGAAAAGGTTGAGATACAAATTCGATCATGATTCGGGCCATATTCTACCAAATGCATTACTTCAAGACAAGTTGTATGACACTCATCAGTTGAGCAGTAGGTACAACGTTGGTAGATTATATATGATAGTGGTTGTGAGCATAGAAGTTGGCATTTAAATTGTAGATATCTCAGTTTTTACGAGCTCTTGTACCAAACTCCGCTAAAATGAACATAGTCTGCTTTTGGACAACCTGCAGTATTTAACCGTATCAATCTAGTCTGGTCATATCAGAACACGGGAGTTAAACGTACTTTTATATTCATTTATACCATCTTAGACCATAATAGACATGTTCAAGATACATAGTTAGACGTAATGTTGACGCAGAAATGACGCGATAGATTTCCCTCCGTGGTCGAGGCATCACTGTATTCCACGAATGAGGCCCAATTTATACTATCTATTACGAGTACTCATTGCCCCGTTAACAGCTATGCCTATGGCCCTCATGTGTGCCATTAGGATGATCCCGGCGCATACCTTCATATATCTGACAGATGAATCCCTTGAGCTTGCTGCAGTCTTTTGCATCCCATCTGGATTCGGTCCTCATATATCCGACACAGTCAACTGGTCCCGGTTCATCGGGGTACCAGTTGGAGTAGTCGGATGACGTCAGCGTTTGGCCGTCCTCAAATACCCACTGCCCATCGCTGTTGGCTCTACTCAGCCCTAGCCAGCGACCATTTACTCCTTCTAGATTAGCGAGGAAAGTATTGGTGGCATTGTCCTTCGGTATGGCTAACATCCCGCCGTCTGCGGCACACGTCTGTTTAGCATCGCCCCACGTCTTCTGCTCAGCAAAGCTCTTGTAGCAAACTCCGTTAAAATGAACGTAGTCTGCTTTTGGACAACCTGCTAAAATTGATTAATTAACGTACAGCATCGATGATCAGCGGAGAGGATCATGTTGCAATTGAGGCGGTTTGTGTAGACCTCCGTCTAGGAATCCGTTATTTGATGTTTAAAACCCCCTCGGAAGCGGTGTGCACCCTAATTGCTGGATTAGATGTGCACAGCGTATATGAGTGTTTATATTTGCTTCATAAGTCGCCGGCATTGATCATTCATTAGGCACTTTGAAAAGTATTTTTCTCAAATCAATACTATCTAGTCGGTATACATATCCTTTGAATACATGAGTCGGAAACCGACATAACCCTCGACGGTAGCATGGTATCGATATTACTGCTTCCGACCAACTTGTAAGTTCTAAAGTCTCTAATGTTTTGTACAATTCATTCAGCTACTCTTTCTCTACAAGAAACGTTTTTGGCATGAACTTCACGACAATTTCCTTACTTGAAATGCTATTAACAGACTATCCAAGCAACACACAGATTTGGCTTTAACTGAATTTCTTCCCGATAAATCCATGCAGATAAACCAATTCTGGATTTCGGTTCCTTCTCTGGTTGTTGATGGGGCtttgttcaaaatattgataaaaattCTTAGTAAACTGGCTAAATTGAAATAAAACCAGACTGATAGGGGTTATTCCTACGAATGCTCAATGGCGCATTAAACTGTGCAATGTAAGGGCACGATGAAGACTACAAAATAGGTTTTTAATTGAAAATTACTTGAGTAGATGTTTACACCGTAATATGTCATGTTATTTACTGTTACCATGAAGTCATTCTCATTTtaatattgatacatgtacgaCACTACTGCATAAGAATCGTACAGCGCCATACCTGCTGTAGTGGTTGCTATAGGAGTCGTTGGCGGAGGTGTGGTGGTCTGCACGGCTGTTGGAGACATAAGAGAGAAAGTTGAGGTACAAATTCAATCACGATACGGACCATATTTTAGTAAATGCATTACTTCACACCAAGCTGTACACAAGTGCCATCAACTCATGATGGCATTTGAATAGTCGAGGCAACGTTGGCAAATTAGATGATAGTGTACATAGAAATTTACATTTAAATTGTAGAGATTATTGTTGCTACGAGAAGGCACATACTCGTAACAATCCTTAAACATATCAATAAGTTCTCACATATCATTAACGTGTTTGGAACATTATGTTTAAGATTCAGCTGGGGGttaaaacaatacacaataccGTCTCAAAGTGACCGCAAACGATTGCTTATATTGCTATAATACAAACTGTAGATTTCAGGAGAAATAAGCTGAGCAACGGCATGGTTGCAGGCATCGAACCGTAAAAGCACGTAACTATTTCCTATTACTGAATAGCGTGAATTCTTTCGAAGGTGATATGTGTACATTTATTTTCTTAAGACATCAATGAAGCACACTTGATTCTCTTAAAGACGTACGTTTCTTAAACGTACCTGTTTCGCAGATGTATTTAAAGGTGCTACTGCACGATGCGTCCGACCACAGGTTTCTGCGTTGACTGTTAAGGTTTGTTCCATACACAAGATGGGAACAGCTCCCGGATCCGGGTTCGTCAGGCGCCCAGGCAGCGAATTCACCAAGCGCCGCGTCCTGGCCGTCCACCCATGTCCCGTCTGGTCTACTTAATCCCAGCCAAAAATTCTGATTTCTGTGatatgtaataaagaaataacatTTCCATTCCACATACGTTTCCATATACGTTTTAATATAAGACCTTCGAACGATAAACACACGTGCTAGAGGTTGTTGGACAAGGTAAGAGATATCTTTCAACCTGAAAGAGGAACAAGGTGTTCGTGTCAAGTTAGCACCAAAGAAAACATGCTGAAGTGATAACACTTCAAATCGGTACAAAGGAGGCCTATTGACAACCACAACCCATGTTTTACAGTATACAGGAGCTGAAATGCCTGTTCGTACAATATCTATCAGAGTATGAAAGACATGATTCTTACGATATACAGTTCTTGTAAAACACCAGATATTCCTGTTCGTTCCAGTCCCTCGGCACGGCGACCATTCCTCCAACCGCGGCACACCTCGTTTGAGCCGTGGCGTAGTCAACAAGCTCGTTAGATGTTGCCGTGTACGTTTTGTTATTGGGAAGATTGATGAAATCATTTGTTGGGCAACTTTCGGGGAGATCCCAACCTGCAAAAACGGAAATATCGAAGACATTTTCCCCGGCAATCTGTCTTGTCACTTGACGTTGGGCCATCACCTTAattgacatgttttgtaaaATGGGAAGTGTTAAAGTGGTACTATTGCCAAAACGCTTACCTTATGTAGATACAAAAGTCGCCGATATTGAACCCATGATCTGAAAACATCTATCATCACAGTAGTTTTATGggtttattttgaaattagaAAGTCAACGCAGTGTAAAGGAGTATTTCAGCTTATTTCAATAGAAACGACAGCGAAGGTACATCACGGAGTCTAAAGGATGTGGTTTGTTTTAACCGACAATGATATACAACctgtttttttctactttttaaTCCACCTAAACAGTGCTAAACAACGTCAATTGTATGAGGTGTTTTCCATCTAGAAATGTTCTTGAGTCTTTTACACGtttattgacattgacattgcaTGACAGACAGTCAGGGCTATCCAACTAGCCAATGGCGTTTACAAAACCCTGTTGATGAATACCTCGGGAACAAACTCGCTGTTACTTTTCCACCTACTTCACTGTTAAAAGGAAGTTGATATATGGCCTTTGGTTACATAATGGCCTTCGTGAAAGCCAGAGAGGAAATAATTGTACTGTTGGATTAGAAGCTGAATAAGCCGGCTTTCCAATTTTACAAATTAGGATGCGACAGTGAAGTCGGTTTCGGGGACGGAACATGCATCGGATTGAGTTGACTGCAGTTTTGTTGACCTTCTTTAGACGCAATTTAAACGAGGGTGTAAAAAGCTGATAAACCCTATTTCTTTGGTTTACAATACATACTCGTTTGTTGTACTTCTCTATAACACCCACGACAGCCACCATGTACAAATATTTTACTTATCCACAGGAGATCTGAATAAAATGGCCACGACCGTAGACTGCACTGATAAGCTGGACTTATGTGCTAAAAATAGGATTCCGTTTCTCACCGTCACAGTTTAGCCCATCTCCGTTAAGCGTCTGTCCGAGGTGACAGGAACACTGGAAGCTGCCCTCAGTGTTGGTGCAGACGTGCTCACATCCCCCGTTAGCGTCAgcacactcgtcaatatctgttgTTAATTGAATAGGAAGTCAAATGATAGATACATTCACTTATTTATCCATTTATTTCA
This region includes:
- the LOC118408822 gene encoding uncharacterized protein LOC118408822, with protein sequence MATNGTITSGDHGWRNYSSDSLCSWTIEAPSGMAVSLTFLTFDLADDGDCLSDYVAVYDGSSQSSVLLGRFCEGNPGVVNSTGNLMHVTFVSNSSLEAAGFRATFGQIQPPANGSIIPAYVIRGCEDATVTLSCPAGRVPFTSFAMFGRVHGWFCSSSSSQTYCTSSTATSTVRSACDNQQGCQVVASTSAYGDPCPDETEYLEVSYQCDVDECATGNGGCSQNCTNTKGSYSCSCQTGYNLNDDGASCDDIDECADANGGCEHVCTNTEGSFQCSCHLGQTLNGDGLNCDGWDLPESCPTNDFINLPNNKTYTATSNELVDYATAQTRCAAVGGMVAVPRDWNEQEYLVFYKNCISNQNFWLGLSRPDGTWVDGQDAALGEFAAWAPDEPGSGSCSHLVYGTNLNSQRRNLWSDASCSSTFKYICETAVQTTTPPPTTPIATTTAAGCPKADYVHFNGVCYKSFAEQKTWGDAKQTCAADGGMLAIPKDNATNTFLANLEGVNGRWLGLSRANSDGQWVFEDGQTLTSSDYSNWYPDEPGPVDCVGYMRTESRWDAKDCSKLKGFICQIYEAVQTTTTPPTTPTTTTTTGIALYNCYVKVSSMYQI